One genomic window of Monodelphis domestica isolate mMonDom1 chromosome 1, mMonDom1.pri, whole genome shotgun sequence includes the following:
- the LOC100030045 gene encoding cytochrome c oxidase subunit 5A, mitochondrial: MLAAALRRCSASVRVLLPRPGAAAPSASASSPAAAAIQSVRCYSHGSHETDEEFDARWVTYFSKPDLDAWELRKGMNTLVGYDLVPEPKIIDAALRACRRLNDFASAVRILEVVKDKAGPHKEIYPYVIQELRPTLDELGISTPEELGLDKA; this comes from the exons ATGCTGGCCGCCGCTCTCCGCCGCTGCTCCGCCTCAGTGCGCGTCCTGCTGCCGAGGCCGGGGGCTGCGGCCCCTTCCGCGTCTGCGTCCTCTCCTGCCGCCGCCG CCATCCAGTCAGTTCGCTGCTATTCCCATGGGTCCCATGAGACAGATGAGGAGTTTGATGCTCGCTGGGTGACATACTTCAGCAAACCAGATCTTGATGCCTGGGAATTACGAAAAG gaatgaatacACTGGTTGGCTATGATCTGGTTCCAGAACCTAAAATCATTGATGCTGCTTTGAGAGCATGCAGACGGTTAAATGATTTTGCTAGTGCAGTTCGCATTCTAGAGGTTGTAAAG GACAAAGCAGGACCTCATAAGGAAATCTACCCATATGTTATCCAGGAACTTAGACCAACTTTAGATGAATTGGGAATCTCTACTCCAGAAGAATTGGGCCTGGACAAAGCATAA